The following coding sequences are from one Saccopteryx bilineata isolate mSacBil1 chromosome 3, mSacBil1_pri_phased_curated, whole genome shotgun sequence window:
- the LOC136332016 gene encoding zinc finger protein 432-like produces MLEIYSNLVSVGYQSNKPDALSKLERGEEPWTIGDEPQHVVCLGSVSVCSSMALRVQDAFVEFKKVNVSLQSPFESPPIAKSGEEYYEHDMFANTVNQRESQSIYIEATL; encoded by the exons ATGTTGGAGATCTACAGCAACCTGGTGTCAGTGG GGTATCAATCCAACAAACCAGATGCACTTTCCAAGTTGGAGCGAGGGGAAGAACCATGGACAATAGGGGATGAACCCCAGCATGTAGTCTGTCTAG gcagtgtctcagtTTGTTCCAGCATGGCCCTAAGAGTTCAGGATGCCTTTGTCG AATTCAAAAAAGTTAATGTGTCTTTGCAAAGTCCCTTCGAAAGTCCACCCATTGCAAAGAGTGGAGAAGAATATTATGAACATGATATGTTTGCAAATACTGTTAATCAAAGGGAAAGCCAGTCTATCTATATTGAGGCAACACTGTGA